The following coding sequences lie in one Caproicibacterium argilliputei genomic window:
- a CDS encoding ferritin-like domain-containing protein: protein MSYTHPNGQPQGTAQKFTDKLREILISEIIAINGYQTHIANSDISEINDAWHSIMLDEKQHYGWVLKLLRKYDPEQYKQFLAHKGDNPGPQTPVSLSHSQSGGAAILNDIRDDIKGELEAVILYEAQLPKYPYRDIRTTLQAVIDDEKGHAEHLTRLLLKYDVDPYDELV from the coding sequence ATGAGCTATACGCATCCGAACGGACAGCCGCAGGGCACGGCACAGAAGTTTACGGATAAACTCAGGGAAATCCTGATCAGTGAAATCATCGCGATTAACGGTTACCAAACCCACATCGCCAACTCGGACATTTCTGAAATAAACGATGCCTGGCACAGTATTATGCTCGACGAAAAGCAGCATTACGGCTGGGTGCTGAAGCTGCTCCGCAAATATGATCCGGAGCAGTACAAACAGTTTTTAGCTCATAAGGGCGACAACCCCGGGCCCCAAACACCGGTGTCGCTCTCCCATTCCCAGTCCGGCGGTGCGGCCATTCTGAACGATATCCGGGACGATATCAAGGGAGAACTCGAGGCCGTGATTCTGTATGAAGCGCAGCTTCCAAAATATCCATATCGGGATATCCGCACCACCTTGCAGGCCGTGATTGACGACGAAAAAGGCCACGCGGAGCATCTTACCAGACTGTTGCTGAAATATGACGTCGATCCGTATGATGAATTGGTCTGA
- a CDS encoding ArsR/SmtB family transcription factor — protein MSENQENMTDQENAMCDITIVHQDILDKVKKEITDDDTLYNMAGIFKVLSDPTRLKIINALMLSEMCVCDISALLNMSKPAISHHLKSLRQTHLIKYRRDGKIAYYSLNDAHIKMMFDLCITHIKK, from the coding sequence ATGTCTGAAAACCAGGAAAACATGACAGATCAAGAAAATGCAATGTGTGATATCACTATTGTTCATCAGGATATATTAGATAAAGTGAAAAAAGAAATAACTGATGATGATACTTTGTATAATATGGCTGGTATATTTAAAGTACTCAGCGATCCTACACGTCTAAAAATTATAAATGCGCTTATGCTTTCTGAAATGTGCGTGTGTGATATTTCAGCTTTGCTGAATATGTCGAAACCTGCTATTTCGCATCATCTAAAATCATTACGGCAAACCCACTTAATTAAATACAGGCGTGACGGGAAAATCGCTTATTATTCACTGAATGATGCACACATTAAAATGATGTTTGATCTATGTATAACGCATATCAAAAAATAA
- a CDS encoding MFS transporter, with product MSKKKMMIVSNIFLIGLVSFFMDMSTEMIYPIIPLYLTAVLGATPAIVGVIEGVAESVASLLKVASGYIGDRYQNKKRLAFLGYSASVLYKFVLLIAGSWGGVLAARVIDRTGKGIRTAPRDALVAQSSEKGKLGGSYGLHKMLDMAGSSLGALFAFLFIAFGMKYRSAFLWSVIPGVVAVTIIPLIREEKGAAPNRRRLDFRGLKLDARLKWYFAVLFLFCLGNSSNAFLLLKAQSRGFSTSEVMLLYLIFNVSASILAIPAGRLSDRFGRSRILIPGYLIYGLVYLGFALLTSKASLLILFVAYGAYTAFISGAERALIAEASPADYKGTVLGIYGMLQGFGLLLSSMIAGGMWNVWGPDAPFWFGGVLGIVSALLIAVILRSGKRRKAMSC from the coding sequence TTGTCGAAAAAAAAGATGATGATCGTTTCCAATATTTTTCTGATCGGGTTGGTCAGCTTTTTTATGGATATGAGTACGGAAATGATCTACCCGATCATTCCCCTTTACCTGACGGCGGTTCTCGGGGCGACGCCGGCCATTGTCGGCGTAATCGAAGGCGTTGCGGAAAGCGTCGCCTCCCTTCTGAAAGTGGCGAGCGGCTACATCGGGGATCGATATCAAAATAAAAAACGGTTGGCTTTCCTCGGGTATTCCGCCTCGGTGCTCTATAAGTTCGTCCTTCTGATAGCCGGTTCCTGGGGCGGCGTGCTGGCGGCGCGGGTGATCGACCGCACCGGCAAGGGGATCCGGACCGCCCCGCGCGACGCCCTGGTGGCGCAGTCGAGCGAAAAGGGGAAACTGGGCGGTTCCTACGGTTTACATAAGATGCTCGATATGGCGGGGTCCTCCCTCGGAGCCCTTTTTGCTTTTTTGTTTATCGCCTTTGGGATGAAATATCGCTCGGCGTTCCTCTGGTCCGTCATTCCGGGCGTCGTCGCCGTGACGATCATCCCGCTGATCCGGGAGGAAAAGGGGGCCGCCCCAAACCGGCGGAGGCTGGACTTTCGGGGCCTGAAACTGGACGCGAGGCTGAAATGGTATTTCGCCGTCCTCTTCCTTTTCTGCCTCGGCAACTCTTCCAACGCCTTCCTGCTGCTCAAAGCGCAGTCGCGCGGGTTTTCCACCTCCGAGGTGATGCTGCTCTATCTGATTTTCAACGTTTCCGCGTCCATCCTGGCGATCCCGGCCGGCCGGCTGTCGGACCGGTTCGGCAGAAGCCGAATCCTGATCCCCGGCTATCTGATCTACGGCCTGGTCTATCTGGGGTTCGCCTTGCTGACGTCGAAAGCCTCCCTGCTGATTCTGTTCGTCGCCTACGGCGCTTACACCGCCTTTATCAGCGGAGCGGAACGGGCGCTGATCGCGGAAGCGTCGCCGGCGGACTATAAGGGGACCGTGCTCGGCATCTACGGCATGCTGCAGGGCTTCGGCCTCCTGCTCTCCTCCATGATCGCCGGCGGGATGTGGAATGTCTGGGGCCCCGACGCGCCATTCTGGTTCGGAGGCGTTCTGGGCATCGTCTCCGCGCTGCTGATCGCCGTCATCCTCCGCTCCGGGAAAAGGCGGAAAGCGATGAGTTGTTAG
- a CDS encoding MerR family transcriptional regulator: MYYSMKQVSEKMKIPEYTLRYYEKEGLLPAIRRSRGGVRRFSEEDLEWLGLVFCLKNTGMPIKKIREFVDLSRRGEQTLPQRCEILMAHKKDVENRIASMKKQLVKVNQKIQCFSSQSKAFCVSGKTQRPLV, translated from the coding sequence TTGTATTATTCGATGAAACAGGTTTCGGAGAAAATGAAGATTCCGGAGTACACGCTGCGTTATTATGAAAAAGAGGGCCTTCTGCCGGCTATCCGCCGAAGCCGCGGCGGCGTCCGGCGTTTTTCGGAAGAAGACCTGGAGTGGCTTGGTCTGGTTTTTTGCCTGAAAAACACCGGAATGCCAATCAAAAAGATCAGGGAATTCGTCGATCTGAGCCGCAGGGGGGAGCAGACTCTGCCTCAGCGCTGCGAAATTCTAATGGCACATAAAAAGGATGTGGAAAATCGCATCGCTTCGATGAAAAAACAACTGGTCAAAGTGAATCAGAAAATTCAATGTTTCAGTTCCCAGTCCAAGGCTTTCTGTGTCAGCGGTAAAACCCAAAGGCCGTTGGTTTAA
- a CDS encoding cation-translocating P-type ATPase, with the protein MTERKNTTNPTGLTTAEAVQRQKRFGRNELIPKKKKNVLQEILKALSEPMFLLLIVTAVIYFLLGEPRDGVVMLIFVSGMISIDVIQGWKTDKTLNALKDLAAPRSTVLRDGAERRIDSADLVPGDIMLIAEGDKIPADGEILQANDLCVDESSMTGEAEGVWKVALGTADTDGGHWRRDHCYAGTLVTQGSALVRVDQIGKATEFGKIGTNVAGAPEAPSPLQRQTRGLVKLCAAIAAVLFVLVGCFTWLNIPDHQFTDRLIESILSGVTLAMAMIPEEFPVILTVFLSMGAWRLAKRHSLMRRLASVETLGAVSVLCVDKTGTITMNQMTVCDTWTEENKERDLCAVMGMACEPDAYDPMEKAMISYCEGRGLSREFLFGGELIREYSFTHEAKMMGHVWRRGNQILIAAKGSPEKILALCDLNSDERDKAQEKAADMAARGLRVIAVGRMDVGTSGEVPASLARCRLQFCGLVGLADPPRESVKADILRCRKAGVRVVMITGDNGITAGAVAKQIGMPCGESVTGDEIDRMTDEELQKRVRSVSIFSRVVPEHKMRIVKAFKANGEIVAMTGDGVNDAPALKYADIGIAMGKRGSEVSREAADLILLDDNFSTIVDTIRDGRRIYDNIKKAVGYVFTIHIPIAFSCLLAPLLKVNPANLMLLPIHVVLLELIIDPTCSIIFERQPAEQNVMERAPRDPKEKLMRAKGLFRSILQGLTVFASSFGTYYTVLMADPAVNAPVARAMGLSIIFLSNILLVLVNSSQTDFAFQSFHRLIKDKVMWAAFAGTISMLVLLLYTPLSAFVKLAPLTGPEAVAVIVMSAASVLWVEIVKLVKHLRKN; encoded by the coding sequence ATGACAGAACGAAAGAACACCACAAATCCAACCGGCCTGACGACGGCGGAAGCCGTGCAACGTCAAAAGCGATTCGGCAGGAACGAATTGATTCCGAAAAAGAAGAAGAATGTTCTTCAAGAGATTTTGAAAGCCTTGTCGGAACCTATGTTTTTGCTGCTCATCGTGACGGCGGTCATCTATTTTTTGCTGGGTGAGCCGCGCGACGGAGTTGTTATGCTGATCTTTGTATCGGGTATGATCAGTATCGATGTGATTCAGGGCTGGAAAACCGACAAGACCCTGAACGCCTTAAAGGACCTTGCGGCGCCGCGCAGTACGGTGCTGCGGGACGGAGCGGAGCGGCGGATCGACAGCGCCGATCTTGTCCCGGGAGATATCATGCTGATTGCCGAAGGCGACAAGATCCCGGCGGACGGGGAGATCCTTCAGGCGAACGATCTGTGCGTCGACGAATCGTCCATGACGGGCGAAGCGGAAGGCGTTTGGAAGGTCGCGCTCGGGACCGCCGATACAGACGGCGGGCACTGGCGGCGCGACCACTGCTACGCGGGGACTCTTGTGACGCAGGGAAGTGCGCTGGTCCGCGTGGATCAAATCGGCAAAGCCACCGAGTTCGGGAAAATCGGCACGAATGTCGCCGGCGCACCGGAAGCCCCGTCGCCGCTTCAGAGGCAGACCCGCGGGCTCGTGAAGCTTTGCGCGGCCATCGCGGCGGTCCTGTTTGTATTGGTGGGATGCTTCACCTGGCTGAATATCCCGGACCACCAATTTACCGACAGGCTGATCGAAAGCATCCTTTCCGGCGTCACGCTCGCCATGGCCATGATACCGGAAGAGTTCCCGGTTATTTTGACGGTCTTCCTTTCCATGGGCGCGTGGCGGCTTGCGAAAAGGCATTCGCTTATGCGCAGGCTGGCTTCCGTGGAAACGCTCGGCGCCGTGTCGGTTCTTTGCGTGGATAAGACCGGCACCATTACGATGAATCAGATGACCGTATGCGATACGTGGACAGAGGAAAACAAAGAGCGGGACCTCTGCGCGGTCATGGGAATGGCCTGCGAACCGGACGCATATGACCCTATGGAAAAGGCCATGATTTCGTATTGCGAAGGCAGGGGCCTGTCCAGGGAGTTCCTTTTCGGCGGCGAACTGATTCGGGAATATTCGTTTACCCATGAAGCGAAAATGATGGGCCATGTCTGGCGGCGCGGCAACCAAATTCTGATCGCCGCGAAAGGCTCGCCGGAAAAGATCCTCGCTTTATGCGATCTCAATTCGGACGAACGGGACAAAGCGCAGGAAAAAGCCGCCGATATGGCGGCGCGCGGGCTCCGCGTGATCGCGGTGGGCAGAATGGACGTCGGTACGTCGGGCGAAGTTCCCGCTTCTTTGGCCCGGTGCCGCCTTCAGTTCTGCGGATTGGTCGGCCTTGCGGATCCTCCGAGGGAATCCGTAAAAGCGGATATCCTCCGCTGCAGGAAGGCAGGCGTCCGCGTTGTGATGATTACCGGCGACAACGGCATCACGGCAGGCGCGGTCGCAAAGCAGATCGGCATGCCATGCGGGGAATCCGTCACCGGCGACGAGATCGACCGGATGACGGATGAGGAACTTCAGAAACGGGTCCGTTCCGTCAGCATTTTTTCCCGCGTCGTCCCGGAGCATAAGATGCGCATCGTGAAGGCTTTCAAGGCAAACGGCGAGATCGTGGCAATGACGGGCGACGGGGTCAACGACGCCCCCGCGCTCAAATATGCCGATATCGGAATCGCGATGGGAAAGCGCGGTTCGGAGGTGTCCCGCGAAGCCGCCGATCTCATCCTGCTTGACGACAATTTTTCGACGATTGTGGATACCATCAGGGACGGCAGGCGGATTTACGACAACATCAAAAAAGCGGTCGGATATGTGTTCACGATTCACATTCCAATCGCGTTTTCCTGTCTGCTGGCGCCTCTTCTGAAAGTAAATCCGGCGAACCTTATGTTACTGCCCATCCATGTCGTCCTTTTGGAACTGATTATCGACCCGACCTGCTCCATCATTTTTGAACGACAGCCCGCGGAACAGAATGTGATGGAACGCGCCCCCCGTGATCCGAAAGAAAAGCTGATGAGAGCGAAAGGTCTTTTCAGAAGCATTCTGCAGGGGCTGACGGTTTTTGCCTCTTCTTTTGGAACCTATTATACGGTTCTTATGGCAGATCCGGCCGTAAACGCTCCGGTTGCCCGTGCAATGGGCCTTTCCATCATTTTTCTAAGCAATATACTTTTGGTTCTGGTCAACAGTTCCCAAACGGATTTTGCATTCCAGTCATTCCACCGTCTGATTAAAGACAAGGTGATGTGGGCGGCCTTTGCGGGAACCATTTCCATGCTTGTCCTGCTCTTATACACTCCGCTTTCAGCCTTTGTGAAGCTGGCTCCGCTGACCGGACCGGAAGCGGTCGCCGTAATCGTGATGTCAGCGGCGTCGGTACTTTGGGTCGAAATCGTAAAACTTGTAAAACATCTGAGAAAGAATTAA
- a CDS encoding helix-turn-helix domain-containing protein codes for MDNDILNLSQASEFLGISEKTLIKLLREEHIPARKIGREWRFSREALVRWLAAGDSTNYINQNERYMVSEDTPGRSPDLLDGIGSRLDFLRKNGNRIQALLPELGRDVTIPREATLRVSYKQQREIEKLEFKIFWSLREECKLEANQKFKAIPQKKD; via the coding sequence ATGGACAACGACATCTTAAATCTGAGTCAGGCATCGGAATTTTTGGGAATCAGCGAAAAGACGCTGATCAAGCTGCTCCGGGAGGAGCATATCCCCGCCCGGAAAATCGGCCGCGAATGGCGCTTCAGCCGGGAAGCGCTGGTCCGCTGGCTCGCCGCCGGGGATTCGACGAACTATATCAACCAAAACGAGCGGTACATGGTTTCCGAGGACACGCCCGGCAGGTCCCCCGACCTGCTCGACGGCATCGGAAGCAGGCTGGACTTTCTGCGAAAAAACGGAAACCGGATCCAGGCGCTGCTGCCGGAGCTCGGCAGGGACGTCACGATCCCGCGGGAAGCCACTCTGCGCGTCAGCTATAAGCAGCAGCGGGAGATCGAAAAGCTGGAGTTCAAAATTTTCTGGAGCCTGCGCGAGGAATGCAAACTGGAAGCAAATCAGAAATTCAAAGCGATTCCTCAAAAGAAAGATTGA
- a CDS encoding ABC transporter ATP-binding protein, protein MKALEQLSFRDVSYRQGEKEILRGVSAQFSAGDFVSVVGPSGSGKSTFLRLCCHLISPTEGKIFFHGKNMLQEDPIELRKKISYCFQEPILWGNTVEDNVAFPYRVRDRKIDREKIVSLLARFNLDESYLSHEVKGLSGGEKQRISLIRTLLFEPEILLLDEVTSALDAENTELIEKEILRLNRKGVTVLWVTHNAAQSRKYASRLLTLENGRIQSSEEIK, encoded by the coding sequence GTGAAAGCGTTGGAACAGCTCTCATTCCGGGATGTTTCCTATCGGCAGGGCGAAAAAGAGATTCTCAGAGGCGTTTCGGCACAGTTTTCAGCCGGCGACTTTGTCTCCGTCGTAGGCCCTTCCGGAAGCGGGAAGAGTACCTTCTTACGGCTGTGCTGCCATCTGATCAGCCCGACGGAAGGAAAAATCTTCTTCCATGGGAAGAATATGCTTCAGGAAGACCCGATCGAACTGCGGAAAAAAATCAGCTATTGCTTTCAGGAACCGATCCTCTGGGGGAATACGGTGGAAGACAACGTCGCATTCCCTTATCGCGTCAGGGACCGGAAGATCGACCGGGAAAAAATCGTTTCGCTGCTCGCCCGCTTCAATCTGGACGAAAGCTACCTCTCGCATGAGGTCAAAGGGCTGTCGGGAGGGGAAAAACAGCGGATCTCCCTGATCCGCACGCTGCTTTTCGAACCGGAGATTCTGCTGCTGGACGAAGTGACTTCCGCGCTCGACGCCGAGAACACGGAACTGATTGAAAAAGAAATCCTGCGGCTGAACCGGAAGGGCGTCACGGTCCTGTGGGTCACCCACAACGCCGCGCAGAGCCGGAAATACGCCAGCCGGCTGCTGACTCTGGAAAACGGCCGGATCCAATCATCGGAGGAAATCAAATGA
- a CDS encoding ABC transporter permease: MNGANISDVSLLMASSLVLVSLLFSYFQKLRLEKETLISVIRAVIQLFAVGYVLQFIFRLRNPAVTTLIVLFMTFNAAFNAAKRGKGIKNGILISFLSILVGAGATLSVLVLSGAVRYEANQIIPISGMIISNAMVAIGLCYRQLTGDFKSRRNEVEIKLSLGADLLPASMDILRDSIRTGMVPTIDSTKTLGIVSLPGMMSGLILAGTSPLMAIRYQIMVTFMLLSTTAISSFMACFLSYRTFFNERKQLL, from the coding sequence ATGAACGGTGCGAATATCAGCGACGTCTCTCTTCTGATGGCGTCTTCGTTAGTTCTCGTCTCTCTGCTGTTTTCCTATTTTCAGAAACTCAGGCTGGAAAAAGAGACCCTCATCAGCGTCATACGGGCGGTCATCCAGCTCTTTGCGGTGGGATATGTCCTTCAATTTATCTTCAGACTCCGCAACCCGGCCGTCACGACGCTGATTGTGCTCTTCATGACCTTTAACGCGGCCTTTAACGCGGCCAAGCGGGGAAAAGGGATCAAAAACGGAATTCTGATTTCTTTCCTTTCCATTTTAGTCGGCGCAGGCGCCACGCTTTCCGTCCTGGTCCTCTCCGGCGCGGTACGGTACGAGGCGAATCAGATCATTCCGATCAGCGGCATGATCATCAGCAACGCCATGGTCGCCATCGGCCTGTGCTACCGGCAGCTCACCGGCGATTTCAAAAGCCGGAGGAACGAAGTGGAAATCAAGCTTTCGCTGGGCGCGGACCTTCTTCCGGCTTCGATGGATATCCTCCGGGACTCGATCCGCACGGGGATGGTTCCCACCATCGACTCCACGAAGACGCTGGGAATCGTCTCCCTTCCCGGCATGATGTCTGGGCTGATCCTTGCCGGCACATCCCCGCTCATGGCAATCCGGTACCAGATCATGGTAACCTTCATGCTGCTGTCTACGACGGCGATTTCCTCATTTATGGCCTGCTTTCTCTCTTACCGGACCTTCTTCAATGAGAGAAAGCAACTGCTGTAG
- a CDS encoding DedA family protein, with amino-acid sequence MQEWVINIMNQYGYVGIALLIAIENLFPPIPSELILTFGGFMTTYTSMNIWIVALSATIGSVAGAIVLYGVGQLLPAEKMDRFIGKWGHVLGLKKGDVERADNWFNRRGASTVFFCRFIPLVRSLISIPAGMARMRRGRFLLYTTLGSAIWNVVLVVLGAFAGAGWERVSQSMNLYTYIALAVMAVGGVGFVVWISKKRKNQK; translated from the coding sequence ATGCAGGAATGGGTCATCAATATCATGAATCAGTATGGATACGTGGGGATAGCACTGCTGATTGCAATCGAGAACCTGTTTCCTCCCATTCCTTCCGAGCTGATCCTGACTTTCGGCGGCTTCATGACCACTTACACCAGCATGAACATCTGGATCGTAGCCTTGTCCGCCACCATCGGGTCGGTGGCCGGGGCAATCGTCCTTTACGGTGTCGGACAGCTGCTTCCGGCCGAGAAAATGGACAGGTTCATCGGGAAATGGGGACATGTCCTCGGGCTGAAAAAAGGGGATGTGGAACGGGCGGATAATTGGTTTAATCGGCGCGGTGCCTCCACCGTCTTTTTTTGCCGGTTTATTCCATTAGTCCGAAGCCTCATCTCCATCCCCGCGGGGATGGCGCGGATGCGCAGAGGCAGGTTCCTTTTGTACACTACCCTCGGCTCCGCAATTTGGAATGTGGTTCTGGTGGTGCTGGGCGCTTTTGCCGGAGCCGGCTGGGAACGCGTCAGCCAATCCATGAATCTCTATACCTACATTGCTCTCGCCGTGATGGCGGTCGGAGGGGTCGGTTTTGTTGTTTGGATTTCTAAAAAAAGGAAAAATCAAAAATAG
- a CDS encoding heavy metal translocating P-type ATPase, whose product MSTKVFMLNGLDCANCAAKIETEIKNIEGIKFASVDFVSKRLTWEAESNTNVPMLVEKIESIVKKIEPDVKIALVENTSKPKIEEKDDDDDDDEEDHKKEIVELVIGGTLFVVGLIFKFQNWLELTIFLISYIIVGRKVVLSAIKGIVRGQVFSEHFLMSVATIGAFFVGEYPEGVAVMLFYLIGELFEDMAVDNSRKSISELMDIRPDYANLQVGEELKKVSPEEVNIGNKIVVKPGEKIPLDGKVIEGTSMVDTAALTGESVPRELKPGSDALSGFVNKNGVLTIEVTKEFGESTVSKVLDLVQNASSKKAPTEKFITKFARYYTPVVVFGALALAIIPPLLIPGASFSDWIYRGLVFLVVSCPCALVLSIPLGFLGGIGGSSKRGILVKGGNYLEALNNVEAVVFDKTGTLTKGVFKVTKAISENGYTEDELIKYAAYAESYSNHPIALSIIAAYHAEIDKDKIENYQEIAGHGIKVNVNGKEVLAGNTKLMISENIQYTDVDTLGTVVHVAIDKKYAGSIIISDEVKEDSAKAIKELKALGVRKTVMLTGDLKKVADNIGKELGLDEVYSELLPADKVEKVESLEAQKSHKGKIVFVGDGINDAPVLARADIGIAMGGLGSDAAIEAADVVIMTDEPHKVASAIKIAKRTRNIVSQNIVFALGVKAIFLVLGALGLASMWAAVFADMGVALIAVVNAMRALNTKKI is encoded by the coding sequence ATGTCGACGAAGGTATTTATGCTTAATGGGTTGGACTGCGCCAACTGTGCCGCAAAAATAGAAACAGAAATTAAAAATATTGAAGGGATTAAGTTCGCTTCAGTAGATTTTGTTTCTAAGAGACTTACTTGGGAAGCTGAGTCGAATACCAATGTTCCTATGTTAGTGGAGAAGATAGAAAGCATCGTAAAAAAAATAGAACCGGATGTGAAAATTGCTTTAGTGGAGAACACTTCTAAGCCTAAAATAGAAGAAAAAGATGACGACGATGACGACGATGAAGAAGATCATAAGAAAGAGATAGTCGAACTGGTGATTGGAGGAACTTTATTTGTTGTTGGATTGATTTTTAAGTTTCAGAACTGGCTTGAACTTACCATATTCTTAATAAGCTATATCATTGTTGGCAGAAAAGTTGTTTTAAGCGCAATAAAAGGGATCGTACGAGGTCAGGTATTCAGTGAGCACTTCCTGATGAGCGTTGCTACAATCGGTGCCTTCTTTGTTGGAGAGTATCCGGAAGGCGTCGCCGTTATGCTGTTCTATCTGATTGGGGAATTATTCGAGGATATGGCCGTAGATAATTCCAGAAAATCAATCAGTGAATTAATGGATATAAGACCTGATTATGCAAATTTACAGGTTGGCGAAGAGCTCAAAAAAGTATCTCCTGAAGAAGTAAATATCGGTAATAAGATCGTAGTAAAACCGGGAGAAAAAATTCCTCTTGATGGCAAGGTCATAGAAGGAACCTCAATGGTTGATACAGCGGCGTTGACCGGTGAATCCGTTCCACGTGAGTTAAAACCCGGGAGTGATGCTTTGAGCGGATTTGTAAACAAGAATGGCGTTTTGACTATTGAAGTCACAAAAGAATTCGGAGAATCTACAGTTTCAAAAGTCTTGGATTTAGTACAGAATGCCAGCAGTAAAAAAGCGCCAACTGAAAAATTTATAACAAAATTTGCGCGTTACTATACTCCGGTTGTTGTATTTGGAGCATTGGCGTTAGCAATTATTCCGCCTTTGCTTATTCCGGGGGCATCCTTCTCTGATTGGATTTACCGAGGGTTAGTATTCTTGGTGGTTTCCTGCCCTTGTGCGTTAGTGCTTTCGATACCGTTAGGATTCCTTGGGGGAATTGGGGGATCTTCAAAAAGAGGAATATTAGTAAAAGGCGGCAACTACCTTGAAGCGTTGAACAATGTTGAAGCAGTTGTTTTTGATAAGACGGGGACTTTAACCAAGGGTGTATTCAAGGTTACAAAAGCAATTTCTGAAAACGGTTATACAGAGGATGAACTGATCAAATATGCGGCATATGCTGAAAGCTATTCAAATCATCCGATTGCACTTTCAATTATAGCTGCTTATCATGCTGAAATTGATAAAGATAAAATTGAGAATTATCAGGAAATAGCGGGACATGGCATTAAGGTCAATGTCAATGGAAAGGAAGTACTCGCTGGAAATACGAAATTAATGATCAGTGAAAACATCCAATACACTGATGTGGATACGTTAGGCACAGTAGTACATGTGGCCATAGACAAAAAGTATGCGGGCAGTATCATAATTTCAGATGAGGTGAAAGAAGACTCTGCAAAAGCAATTAAAGAGTTGAAAGCGCTTGGCGTTAGAAAAACAGTTATGCTTACTGGCGACTTGAAGAAGGTAGCGGACAATATCGGCAAGGAGTTAGGTTTAGACGAGGTTTATTCTGAACTGTTACCCGCCGATAAAGTTGAAAAAGTTGAATCCCTGGAAGCCCAAAAATCTCACAAGGGAAAGATTGTATTTGTTGGTGATGGAATTAACGATGCGCCGGTACTTGCAAGAGCCGACATCGGTATCGCTATGGGAGGCTTGGGCTCGGACGCTGCGATTGAGGCTGCAGATGTAGTGATTATGACTGATGAACCTCACAAAGTAGCATCCGCGATAAAAATTGCGAAAAGAACGAGAAACATTGTATCTCAGAATATCGTGTTTGCATTAGGAGTTAAAGCCATATTCCTCGTATTAGGAGCATTGGGGTTAGCTTCCATGTGGGCGGCCGTGTTTGCAGATATGGGGGTTGCTCTGATTGCAGTTGTTAACGCAATGAGAGCTCTGAATACGAAAAAAATATGA